The genome window TCCAGATCGCGGGCGGTCCTAGGTGGGAGCGCGGGCATCTTGCCCGCAAAATGCCTGTCGAGCAAACACGTTTTTGCGGACTGGAAGTCCCCGCTCCAATTGATTTTTCAACAAACTCGGCATCTTGCCTGCTACTTGTGATAGGGATGGTGATGCCGGATGGTCAGAGCCCGGTAAATCTGCTCCAGCAGCACAACCCTTGCGAGCTCATGAGGCAGAGTTATTCGTCCGAAACTAAAGCGAAGTGAGACGTGCGTGGTTTCTACGCCGGCGGGTCCACCCAGGATGAAATCAACATCGCCGTGGACGTTTTCCAGCCACTTTGAAAACTCTTCCGACGTCAACATCTTGCCGGAAGGATCCAGTACGACAGTGGAGTTCGATTGTATTTTCGACGCAAGCTGTTTGCTCTCGGAACGAATCCGCTTTGTCTGCTGGTGATCCTTTAACGGTTGGTCGCGGACTTCGATGATTTCAATGGGCAAATACTTCAGAATGCGAGCCACATAATCCTCAATGGCGGACCGATAATACTCCTTCTTTGTTTTTCCGGGCCACAGGATCCGAATCTTCATAGGAGATAGACCGGATAAAAGGATAAACCGGATAAAATCAAATTATCTCCCCTATCCCCGGAATCCGGTTTATCCCCTTTGGGTGCGGGGCGGAGCCCCGCTTTGGGTTCTCAGCGGTGAAATCACAATCCATATTTGCGCTTTTTCAGCATCAAAGTTTTGCGGTTCATCCTCAGTATTTTCGATGCTTTGATCTGATGTCCTTTGACTTTGCGTAGGACTTCCGCGATGTAGAGTTTTTCTACATCTTCCAGACTCAGCATCTGGTCGGCAAAGTAAGAAAGATTCTCCGTTTGAGAAACGGAGTGTTTCAGAGAAAGATTGAGCGGAGTGATCATATTGTCACAATGAATTACGGCATGTTCCAGCACATTTCGCAACTCACGAATGTTGCCGGGCCATCTGTAATTGCGGAGGAATTCCCCTGCTTCGGGAGAAAGATGGGATTTTTTTCTGTACTTTTCATTAAACTCTTTCAGGAGATTCTGAACCAGAGAGTCGATGTCCTGAAATCTTTCCCGCAACGGAGGAAGATCTATGGATACCCCTGCGAGACGGTAGTAAAGATCTTCCCGCAATTGTTTTTCAACGAGACAAGTTTTTATTGGTTCGCTGCAGGAGGCAATCAACCGGCAATCAACACGATGGGATTTGGAGCTTCCGAGCGGTTCTACTTTTCTTTCCTGAACGAAACGGAGCAGTTTTGATTGAACTGTTATTGCCAGATGATTGATCCCATCGAGATAAACCGTTCCACCCCTGGATAATTGCAGCTTTCCCATTTTGGATTCGGACGCATCGCTAAAAGCTCCTTTCTCGTACCCGAAAAACTCGCTTTCGGCGAGTGAGGAGGGAATGGAGGCACAATCTATTTTTATGAATGGGTGCGCTCGCCTGTTGCTGGCATCATGAATCAGTTCCGCGACAAAATCTTTTCCGGTTCCCGTCTCGCCGGTCAGAAGCACATTCGCATCGGTGACGGCAACGCGCCGGACAACCGCCAAAACGTCCGCAAAAACACGGCTTCTGGTGGTAATCTCATCAAGCAACATACGTTGAGTGGCTATTGACTAGCCGCTGGCCACTTTGGACGAGGGCGCATCGGCCCACAATCTTTCCAGATCATAATACGTTCGTTTATCCGGCGAAAAGATATGAACCACGAAATCGTCATAGTCCATTAAGATCCAGCCATTATCGGAACGTCCTTCCAGGTGATGCGGACGAATACCGGTTGCCGACAGTTTCTCTTCAATACTTTTGGAAATCGTTCGAAGTTGAGGTTCCGACTCGCCGGTACACACAACAAAATACTCAGTGAAAGAAGTGAGCGCCCTAACGTCCAGCACTACGATTTCCTCAGCTTTTTTTTCCTGCATCGAGTCAACAACAATTTGTATTTCCTTTGGAACTCGGATGGCGCTACCTCCTGTATAAGGAATGCTTGTGGATGTATGCTTCGACACCGGAAGACAGCATGGCGGATGCGCTTTTGCCTTCCCGAATTCGTTCACGAATTTCAGTAGAAGAGAACGGCAGATATGGCGAAGAGGAAAAGTGGATTGAATCCTTGAGATCCAACTGAAGACTGATTTCCAGTTGCTCCAAATTCTCTATGAGTTCACTCCTGATGGAACCGCGATTTATGATAATCAATTCACAGGACCTAAGCAACTCCGCCGGAGCGTACCACGTGTGAATCTCAAGGAAAGAATCACTCCCCATTATGAAAAACAAACGATCTTCATTTGCCACGCGCGATTTCAGCTCATGAATCGTATCAACTGTAAAGCTAATATCTCCGCGCAATAATTCCAGCGGTAAAATTTTGAAAACAGGGAAATCTCTTAACGCCAGAGCCAGCATTGCCATTCTGTGAAACGGATTGGTCCGGTTTTGATCCTGTTTGTGCGGCGGAATAAAAGCGGGCACAAACCAGACCGAATCGAGATGAAACTCAGAAGCAGCAACCTCAACAGAGAACGTGTGCGCCAGATGAGGAGGATCGAAAGTGCCTCCCATGAGACCGATTCTGCGCCCGTTCATGTATTTCCAGCAGGGGCATGGTAAACGGTCTTGTTTCGGCCGGCGCCTTTCGCCTGATAGAGGGCCTGGTCGGCAAGTTTGATCAGGCTGTTCACATCACTGACATTCGAAGTTGGGTAGGAAGCAACACCAATGCTCAGCGTAATCGTGCGATCCGGAAGCACGTAAAGTTTGTGAATACCTTCGTGGATTCTTTGAGCCACAGCTCGTGTGCCTTCGAGATCCGTCTCCGGCAGGAGGATGATAAATTCTTCGCCGCCATACCGCGCAACGATGTCTTCTTCGCGGCAAGCGCTCTTCAAAATCTGAGCAGTTTTTCGAAGGACGAGATCACCTTTGTCATGTCCATATGTGTCATTAACGCTTTTGAATTGATCCAGATCGACCATTAATATGGAAAGAGGATGCTTGTGCCGAATGACTCTTTTCCATTCCAGCTCAGCCATCGCTTCAAAATAACGGCGTTGAAACAAACGAGTTAACCCATCCAGAGTGGCAAGTTCATAAAGTGTTGCATTTTCCAACGCCAGGCCGGCCTGTACGGCCAGAGCTTTTACGATTTCTTCTTCTTCCTTTCCGAACTTTGTAAGCCTCTTGCTATCCTCATAAAGAATGCCGATCATTTTTCGGGACGTTCCAATGGAGCGGTAAGAGAACAGGGGAACACAAAAGCCGCTTCCGATCTGAAGGTTCGTGACACTCTTGCTGGAGACCTGGGAAGGGCTGACAAAATAAAAGAGATCCTGCTGATCCACAGCTTTCTGGATAACCGTGTGACTTACGTGAAATTTATCCGGGGTCAGAGTATTCCCTTCTGCATCCCGGCCAATCCTGAATTCCAACTCATCATCCGCGTTGTAGAGCATCACAAAACCGCGCTGCATCTTCGCCAGTTCAATTGCAGCGTCGAGCACAATCTCGAGAGCTCTATCCAGTTGCAACGTGCTGTGGATTCTTCCCGTCAGCTGCAGCAGCTTTTCAAATCTGTGAACCTGCCCCTCTGCTTCCGCCCGAGCTTGTTCGTCCGACTTCATGATGATTCCATTATAACGGACCGCAGGCTATGGAGCGCAGGCTTCCAGCCTGCATTACGGGTCGCGGGCTCTTCCAGCCCGCTCTACTTCGCGCTCATTACTTCCGCAAGTTCGCTTTGCAGTCTTTGCAAAAGTTCAGGTACCCCCTGTCCCGTGAGCGCCGAAATCTCCATGAATTCCAGCTCCCTTCGGGCGGCGAATTTCCGCAATTCCTGAAGCGCCATCGGATCTGCCTGATCGATTTTTGTAGCAACCACAATTTGCGGCCTTTTGGAAAGACCCCGCCCATATTCTGCAAGTTCCTTGCGCAGAATCTGATATCGCTTAACTGGACTCTCATTGCTGCTGGAAACGTCGATGAGATGAAGAAGAATGCGAGTCCGTTCAATATGCCTTAAGAACTGCAGCCCCAGCCCGTGACCCTGAGACGCACCTTCGATCAAGCCAGGGATATCGGCTACTACAAATGTAGTATTATCCGGCATGTTCACCACACCCAGCGCCGGTTGCAAGGTCGTAAAGGGATAGGATGCAATTTTGGGTTTTGCGGCTGAAATTTTGGAAAGGAGCGTTGATTTGCCTGCGTTGGGAAAACCCAGTAACCCGACATCGGCGATCAGTTTCAACTCGAGGTTCAGAATCTTCTCTTCCCCTTCCTCTCCTTCCTGGGCGAATTCGGGAGCTTGAGCAGTAGGCGTGACGAAATGGGCATTTCCCTTTCCTCCCCGCCCGCCACGGGCAATTAGAATGGTTTCTCCCTCATGATCCAGGTCGGCGATCAACTGCTCTGTTTGGGAATCATACACAACGGTGCCGATCGGTACAGGAATCCAGAGATCACTCCCTGATTTGCCGGTGCGATTGGCGCCCTGGCCATGATGCCCTTTACCGGACCGAAAATGCCGCAGATAGCGAAAATCGATGAATGTATTTTTCGAAGAAGTTGCTTTCAGATAGATATCGCCGCCTTTGCCTCCGTCCCCGCCGTCCGGACCACCGCGCGGAACGAATTTCTCACGGCGGAAACTGACAGATCCACGGCCTCCGTTCCCCGCTTGAACGTGGATACGGGCTTTGTCAATAAACATATGGATGGAAGTATAGTACGACGGGATCAGGAAGAGGACGCGGGTCAGACAACGCCCGCGAGAGAAACCCTATTGTTGTAACGGACGCACGCTGATAAAACGACCCTTTCCACCTTTATCTTCGAACTGGACGACACCATCACAAAGCGCAAACAGTGTATGATCACGTCCGACTCCTACGAAGTCACCCGGCTTAAACCGCGTTCCACGCTGACGGACAATAATGGATCCACCGCGGACAAACTGCCCCGCAAATCGCTTGACGCTGAGAAACTTTGGATTGCTGTCGCGGCCGTTTCTTGAACTGCCCTGTCCTTTTTTGTGAGCCATACCTAACCTCCGCCTTTACCAGGTAATCGATTCAATCTTCACGCGCATGTACTGTTGGCGAAAACCGCGTGTACGCTTGTATTGTTTGCGGCGTTTCTTCTTAAAGACAAGAACCTTTTTGTTCTTCCCCTTTTCTACGATCGTGGCTTCTACTCGAGCTGAAGAAGGTACTTTTTTCCCGGCAAAGTATTCTGAATCATTAAACAAGAACAGAATCTGACCTGGATCAATACGCGTTCCCTCTTTGCTTTGATAAATCTCCAGTTTTACGATTTCGCCGGGCGTCACCTTGTACTGTTTGCCACCATTCTCAATAATCGCGTACACGTCTACTGACCTCCAACAGAATTGAAGCAACGAAATATACACAATTGAACCGCACATGTCAAACAAAATGCAGTTTTTAACCGCCAAGACGCTAAGGCGCCAAGATCTTTTAAAGTTGCATGAAAGTTTAATCACCCATAAACTTAGTCAGGGCGATGAAACGGCTCCTTCACCTCTCAGCCAAGACTCTCAAAGTAATTCTACTGTCTGTTTTTTTCCTCACTCTTGCAATTGTCATTTTCTTGAACAGCAACTTCTTTGATTCCTACGTACGCACGCTGATACAGACGAGACTGTCAAAAGTCGTGAAACGCCAAATCCGAGTTGAGTCGGTTTCCTTCAACCCGTTCCGGCTCGACGTCAAGTTGCGGAATTTCTGGATGGAGAACGATCCACGGAGTCCCGATATCCCCTTCTTCACCGCCGAAGAAATCTATGCGCGTGTCTCATGGCGTCAGATCCTTTCCGGACAAATCAAGGTATCGGAAGTCCGGTTGGTAAAACCGATGATGTCCATTTTTATGTACGAGAAGAACCGTGGCGGTGGCAACAATTGGCCGAAGACTGACACAAAGCCAAAAAAGCAGGGCGGAACCCGAGTCGAGATTTCGAAAGTCGACATTGATAACATGACCGTGGTCTTTGAACAACGGCGAATCCCGATTTCGTTTCAAACCCGGGATCTAGAAGCGTTTGTCGAATATGACACCGCGGCAAAGAATCATCTGGTAACCACAACATTCAAAGATGGTTTTCTGAAGATCACAAATTTTGAATTGTTTCAGTTTGATATGGACGCCGTCTACAGACTCGTTGCCGGCCGGATTCTTTTCGAGAAACTTCATTTTCTTTCACCCCGCACGAAATTTTTTATGGCGGGAGAAATGAGCAATCTGAAGGATCCATTGTTTGATATGAGATTCCGCTCGATCATCAATCTGGAACAGGCCCGACAGATGTTTCGTTTCAGTCCGGAAATGTCCGGCACCGGAAGATTTCGCGCTACTTATAGGGGAACTTTTGGAAATTTTCGAATGCAGGGGGATGGGAATTTCCAGAACTTTACTTTTTTTTCTCTTCCCATTCAGACTGCAAAATTCGATCTGGACATGACGGATTTCCAGTTAAAGGTTCAGAACATTCGAGCTGAAATGTTCAAAGGACAGTATTTCGGGACTTTTTCAATCGCTCCACTGAAAGGCAATTCCATTTATCGGGCAGAGGGTAACGTCAAGAACTGGGATGGAATTGCGCTCGGTCAGTATGTTCGGATGAAGGATATGGTAATGCCGGTGCTTGCTTCGGGAAAAGCAGTGATCCGATGGGAGGAATCCGGCGGCACCAGAAACATGACCGGGAACTTCAATTTTCAAATGGAGCCAAAACAAGGCATGCCTTACGATCTGGTGACAGAAGCGGAAGCAACGCGATTTGACAATAGCCTCTACCGAAAACCCTTATACCTGCCATTCACCGGTGAAACTGAATTCCGGATCAGCGGCCGTAAACTGCACGATTTGAAAGCGCATTTTCTAACTCCTTATACAACCTCAGAAATCGATGGAACGATCGATTTTTCAGGACAGGCGGATCTCAACCTTCGCACGAGCAGTAAGAAAATCCCGGAAATGGATTTGCTGTTTCACTACTTGCAATCCTATTTCCGAGGAAGACCCGCCAGCCTGCAGAAATTCTGGGGCGTTCTTGGATCGGCTGATTTCACAGGGAAGCTCGATGGGACAGTATGGTCTCCGTTCGAACCGAGAATTACAGGAGAAGTGGTTGCGCAGAATGTTTTTTATCATGGTGTCACGATGGATACGGTTCGGGGAGATATTCTCTTTCATGACAAGCTCATTGAGATCTTCGATTCCGAAATGACACTGAATGGAGCGAGCGGTGAAGCAAAAGCCAAATTTTATCTGGAAGACAGGAATCGAGGCACACCGGATGCCATGGACTTAAAAGGGTCGGTCAAGAATTTTCCGGCATCTGAAATTGCAAGCGCATTCAACATGAGTCTGCCTGTGAGTGCCCGCGTACAATCTACGATTGAGCTGAAGGGTCCTTTTGGCGAGCTCGAAGGACGCGCGGATTTTGAAACTCTGGAAGCGACAGCATGGGGAGAAAAAATCGACCGGACCACCGGGA of bacterium contains these proteins:
- the rplU gene encoding 50S ribosomal protein L21, with translation MYAIIENGGKQYKVTPGEIVKLEIYQSKEGTRIDPGQILFLFNDSEYFAGKKVPSSARVEATIVEKGKNKKVLVFKKKRRKQYKRTRGFRQQYMRVKIESITW
- the nadD gene encoding nicotinate (nicotinamide) nucleotide adenylyltransferase; translated protein: MNGRRIGLMGGTFDPPHLAHTFSVEVAASEFHLDSVWFVPAFIPPHKQDQNRTNPFHRMAMLALALRDFPVFKILPLELLRGDISFTVDTIHELKSRVANEDRLFFIMGSDSFLEIHTWYAPAELLRSCELIIINRGSIRSELIENLEQLEISLQLDLKDSIHFSSSPYLPFSSTEIRERIREGKSASAMLSSGVEAYIHKHSLYRR
- a CDS encoding 23S rRNA (pseudouridine(1915)-N(3))-methyltransferase RlmH, which translates into the protein MKIRILWPGKTKKEYYRSAIEDYVARILKYLPIEIIEVRDQPLKDHQQTKRIRSESKQLASKIQSNSTVVLDPSGKMLTSEEFSKWLENVHGDVDFILGGPAGVETTHVSLRFSFGRITLPHELARVVLLEQIYRALTIRHHHPYHK
- a CDS encoding sensor domain-containing diguanylate cyclase, with translation MKSDEQARAEAEGQVHRFEKLLQLTGRIHSTLQLDRALEIVLDAAIELAKMQRGFVMLYNADDELEFRIGRDAEGNTLTPDKFHVSHTVIQKAVDQQDLFYFVSPSQVSSKSVTNLQIGSGFCVPLFSYRSIGTSRKMIGILYEDSKRLTKFGKEEEEIVKALAVQAGLALENATLYELATLDGLTRLFQRRYFEAMAELEWKRVIRHKHPLSILMVDLDQFKSVNDTYGHDKGDLVLRKTAQILKSACREEDIVARYGGEEFIILLPETDLEGTRAVAQRIHEGIHKLYVLPDRTITLSIGVASYPTSNVSDVNSLIKLADQALYQAKGAGRNKTVYHAPAGNT
- the rpmA gene encoding 50S ribosomal protein L27, with protein sequence MAHKKGQGSSRNGRDSNPKFLSVKRFAGQFVRGGSIIVRQRGTRFKPGDFVGVGRDHTLFALCDGVVQFEDKGGKGRFISVRPLQQ
- the obgE gene encoding GTPase ObgE, with protein sequence MFIDKARIHVQAGNGGRGSVSFRREKFVPRGGPDGGDGGKGGDIYLKATSSKNTFIDFRYLRHFRSGKGHHGQGANRTGKSGSDLWIPVPIGTVVYDSQTEQLIADLDHEGETILIARGGRGGKGNAHFVTPTAQAPEFAQEGEEGEEKILNLELKLIADVGLLGFPNAGKSTLLSKISAAKPKIASYPFTTLQPALGVVNMPDNTTFVVADIPGLIEGASQGHGLGLQFLRHIERTRILLHLIDVSSSNESPVKRYQILRKELAEYGRGLSKRPQIVVATKIDQADPMALQELRKFAARRELEFMEISALTGQGVPELLQRLQSELAEVMSAK
- the rsfS gene encoding ribosome silencing factor — translated: MQEKKAEEIVVLDVRALTSFTEYFVVCTGESEPQLRTISKSIEEKLSATGIRPHHLEGRSDNGWILMDYDDFVVHIFSPDKRTYYDLERLWADAPSSKVASG
- a CDS encoding sigma-54 dependent transcriptional regulator; the protein is MLLDEITTRSRVFADVLAVVRRVAVTDANVLLTGETGTGKDFVAELIHDASNRRAHPFIKIDCASIPSSLAESEFFGYEKGAFSDASESKMGKLQLSRGGTVYLDGINHLAITVQSKLLRFVQERKVEPLGSSKSHRVDCRLIASCSEPIKTCLVEKQLREDLYYRLAGVSIDLPPLRERFQDIDSLVQNLLKEFNEKYRKKSHLSPEAGEFLRNYRWPGNIRELRNVLEHAVIHCDNMITPLNLSLKHSVSQTENLSYFADQMLSLEDVEKLYIAEVLRKVKGHQIKASKILRMNRKTLMLKKRKYGL